A single genomic interval of Rhododendron vialii isolate Sample 1 chromosome 3a, ASM3025357v1 harbors:
- the LOC131318504 gene encoding uncharacterized protein LOC131318504 encodes MGRQENSRRTFVLKLKLHCAYCEGCVGKVKKLVKTIQGVDSIKIEEEGKATISGNVDPHRVIKELEKHEKIRSAELWGEEEEEEESPVPQVNEEEMQISVRKISDQRKVAPQHPGVIGRPSDKPMAKRIHDCYPKHDHELELRSYNKPFKCDGCKEEGIKTRYRCEPCNYDLHEGCMYPKPMITHDLFQGSKFVFHHEPGKICHACGRKICGYSYHCEEDHLDLHPRCSNLSGKLSIGDTEFVLRKKAKKNCFWCQKKQPSWLVKKNVQGWCYVSKCNKFYCHVYCVSQMVLEAWRRGDLDRKDDDNDDDVTSMALEKVDLKLVAKSGGGGSSGFLKTISMFLRAIIGILFGDPTVVILSMLVELIPR; translated from the exons ATGGGGCGCCAAGAGAATTCGCGGAGGACTTTTGTTCTGAAGCTGAAGCTCCACTGCGCCTATTGCGAAGGTTGTGTGGGTAAGGTGAAGAAGCTGGTGAAGACAATTCAAGGGGTGGATTCAATCAAGATAGAAGAAGAGGGGAAGGCAACCATTTCCGGAAACGTTGACCCACACAGAGTCATAAAGGAGCTTGAAAAGCATGAGAAAATTCGCAGTGCTGAGCTTTggggggaagaagaagaagaagaagaaagcccAGTACCCCAAGTCAACGAAGAGGAGATGCAAATCTCTGTTCGAAAAATCTCTGATCAACGGAAGGTGGCACCACAGCATCCAG GTGTCATCGGTAGACCTAGTGACAAACCAATGGCCAAAAGAATTCACGATTGCTACCCAAAGCACGATCATGAGCTTGAGCTAAGAAGCTACAACAAACCTTTCAAATGTGATGGATGCAAGGAAGAAGGGATTAAAACAAGATACAGATGTGAGCCATGTAATTATGACCTTCACGAGGGGTGCATGTACCCTAAACCCATGATAACCCACGATCTTTTCCAAGGATCCAAGTTCGTATTTCACCATGAACCAGGAAAAATTTGCCATGCATGTGGAAGGAAAATCTGCGGCTATTCCTATCACTGCGAAGAGGACCACTTGGATTTGCACCCGCGTTGTAGCAACCTAAGCGGAAAATTGAGCATAGGTGACACTGAATTTGTGCTCCGCAAAAAGGCCAAAAAGAATTGCTTTTGGTGTCAAAAGAAACAGCCTAGCTGGCTTGTGAAAAAAAACGTCCAGGGTTGGTGTTATGTCTCAAAATGTAACAAGTTTTATTGTCATGTGTATTGCGTATCTCAAATGGTGCTCGAGGCTTGGAGAAGAGGGGATTTGGATCGTAAGGATGATGACAATGACGATGATGTTACTTCTATGGCACTGGAAAAAGTGGATTTGAAGCTCGTGGCTAAAAGTGGTGGGGGAGGGAGTAGTGGGTTTCTAAAGACAATAAGCATGTTCCTGAGGGCAATAATTGGTATTCTATTTGGGGATCCAACCGTTGTGATCCTGTCTATGCTTGTGGAATTAATCCCAAGGTGA
- the LOC131318505 gene encoding binding partner of ACD11 1 isoform X1, translating to MQIRTVQVRNLSDLASEREIHEFFSFSGDIEHIEIRGDSGQPRTAFVTFKDPKALEIALLLSGATIVDQIVGVSAAENYVPKAETREVMIVDNVANLGSENSSPNTEAKASSPRNGSVYVNKAQVVVSSMLAKGSAIKQDAVNKAKAFDEKHQFRANASAKVISLDRRVGLTEKLTVGISVVNEKMKTVDQKLQVSDKTIAALMAAERKLNNTGSAVKSSKYVTAGTTWLNGAFGKVARAGQVAGTKTREKWNLAKSNLTAKVISPLLSFVSYVISIRNMF from the exons ATGCAG ATTAGAACTGTGCAAGTTCGCAACCTTTCAGATCTAGCCAGTGAAAGAGAGATTCACGAGTTCTTCTCGTTTTCTGGCGATATAGAACACATTGAGATCCGTGG TGATTCAGGGCAACCGAGGACTGCGTTCGTTACTTTCAAAGATCCAAAAGCCCTTGAAATTGCATTGTTGTTATCG GGAGCAACTATTGTGGACCAAATTGTTGGTGTAAGTGCTGCAGAGAACTATGTACCGAAGGCCGAGACTAGG GAAGTAATGATAGTGGACAATGTCGCGAACTTGGGTTCTGAGAATAGTTCACCAAATACTGAG GCAAAAGCTAGTTCTCCCAGAAATGGAAGCGTGTATGTAAACAAAGCTCAAGTTGTTGTTTCCAGTATGCTGGCAAAAGGTTCAGCTATCAAACAAGATGCTGTGAACAAGGCTAAAGCATTTGACGAGAAGCACCAGTTCAGAGCCAATGCATCTGCCAAAGTCATTTCCCTCGACAGGAGAGTTGGGCTTACGGAGAAACTAACAGTTGGAATTTCAGTTGTGAATGAGAAAATGAAGACTGTGGACCAAAAGCTTCAGGTGTCAGATAAAACAATTGCAGCATTGATGGCGGCAGAGAGGAAACTAAATAACACAGGATCAGCTGTCAAATCGAGCAA GTATGTGACCGCAGGAACAACTTGGTTGAATGGTGCTTTTGGTAAAGTGGCCAGGGCTGGGCAGGTTGCTGGCACAAAAACAAGAGAGAAATGGAATTTAGCCAAATCAAATTTGACTGCAAAGGTGATCTCCCCTCTACTCTCTTTTGTTTCTTATGTCATTTCCATACGGAATATGTTTTAG
- the LOC131318505 gene encoding binding partner of ACD11 1 isoform X2, giving the protein MQIRTVQVRNLSDLASEREIHEFFSFSGDIEHIEIRGDSGQPRTAFVTFKDPKALEIALLLSGATIVDQIVGVSAAENYVPKAETREVMIVDNVANLGSENSSPNTEAKASSPRNGSVYVNKAQVVVSSMLAKGSAIKQDAVNKAKAFDEKHQFRANASAKVISLDRRVGLTEKLTVGISVVNEKMKTVDQKLQVSDKTIAALMAAERKLNNTGSAVKSSKYVTAGTTWLNGAFGKVARAGQVAGTKTREKWNLAKSNLTAKDPPIAV; this is encoded by the exons ATGCAG ATTAGAACTGTGCAAGTTCGCAACCTTTCAGATCTAGCCAGTGAAAGAGAGATTCACGAGTTCTTCTCGTTTTCTGGCGATATAGAACACATTGAGATCCGTGG TGATTCAGGGCAACCGAGGACTGCGTTCGTTACTTTCAAAGATCCAAAAGCCCTTGAAATTGCATTGTTGTTATCG GGAGCAACTATTGTGGACCAAATTGTTGGTGTAAGTGCTGCAGAGAACTATGTACCGAAGGCCGAGACTAGG GAAGTAATGATAGTGGACAATGTCGCGAACTTGGGTTCTGAGAATAGTTCACCAAATACTGAG GCAAAAGCTAGTTCTCCCAGAAATGGAAGCGTGTATGTAAACAAAGCTCAAGTTGTTGTTTCCAGTATGCTGGCAAAAGGTTCAGCTATCAAACAAGATGCTGTGAACAAGGCTAAAGCATTTGACGAGAAGCACCAGTTCAGAGCCAATGCATCTGCCAAAGTCATTTCCCTCGACAGGAGAGTTGGGCTTACGGAGAAACTAACAGTTGGAATTTCAGTTGTGAATGAGAAAATGAAGACTGTGGACCAAAAGCTTCAGGTGTCAGATAAAACAATTGCAGCATTGATGGCGGCAGAGAGGAAACTAAATAACACAGGATCAGCTGTCAAATCGAGCAA GTATGTGACCGCAGGAACAACTTGGTTGAATGGTGCTTTTGGTAAAGTGGCCAGGGCTGGGCAGGTTGCTGGCACAAAAACAAGAGAGAAATGGAATTTAGCCAAATCAAATTTGACTGCAAAG GATCCTCCAATAGCTGTATAA
- the LOC131318502 gene encoding uncharacterized protein LOC131318502, which yields MEEVVSSHSQKQNLQPAVHRNSFCGTKKDLWLVVREGSVANVDLALALLKKGGGNINARNMFGLTPLHVAIWRNHIPIVKRLLAAGADPNARDGESGWTSLHRALHFGHLAVASILIQSGASTTVEDSKYRTPVDLLSGPVSQALGNGDNSVATEVFSWGSGVNYQLGTGNAHIQKLPCKVDALHGSFIKMISAAKFHSVAVTGKGEVYTWGFGRGGRLGHPDFDIHSGQAAVITPRPVTSGLGARKVKAIAAAKHHTIVATEGGEVFTWGSNREGQLGYTSVDTQPTPRRVSSLRSKIVAVAAANKHTAVVSDSGEVFTWGCNKEGQLGYGTSNSASNYTPRLIEYLKGKVFVGVAAAKYHTIVLGADGEVFTWGHRLVTPRRVVIARNIKKIGNTQLKFHRKKRLHVISIAAGMVHSLALTDDGALFYWVSSDPDLRCRQLYSLCGSAIVSVSSGKHWTAAVTATGSVYMWDGKKGKDEPPIAARLHGFKRATWVAVGETHLLIIGSLYHPVYPPSVVHSPQKLNEKVTCELDELEEDFMFNDVDSDRILSTVQKDDVRCGSIPTLKSLCEKVAADFLVEPRNAMQLLEIADSLGAEDLRKHCEDIALRNLDYILTVSGHAIAGASVDVLAHLEKLLDSRSSEPWSYRRLPTPTATFPVIINSEGEDSESELQTRDNHTKKLTLKKERNHRLDCFLQPQDNDVNKQVRALMKKLQQIEMLEEKKSKGHTLDDQQLAKLNTKSALESSLVELGVPTEAIQEKVSSSVLLDGKGSRKFEASKKQRRKSKQKGAQVEAESVSSGVDLERNRLKDFLDVQMSQVEDKDEEAEVKGMVADQVSKESSFCIKKGVEDTPKNRSSLPKESKKKNKKGGLSMFLSGALDDIPNKDYAPPPSPVPKSEGPAWGGAKIAKGSTSLREIQDEQNKTKEIRPTKSKGQVEDVSDRKSVGKIHLSSFLPSNPIPVVSAHTSQVSDGDRSTPPWAASGTPPLVSRPSLRDIQMQQHGKQLQSLSSSPKARTTGFSITTGQGSPSDSASLNRWFKPEVDTPSSIRSIQIEERAMKDLKRFYSSVKIVKNQS from the exons ATGGAGGAAGTTGTTTCGAGTCACAGCCAAAAGCAGAACTTGCAACCAGCTGTTCATAGGAATTCATTTTGTGGGACCAAGAAAGATCTGTGGCTTGTTGTACGAGAGGGTTCTGTGGCCAATGTGGATTTGGCTTTGGCATTGCTGAAGAAGGGTGGGGGGAATATCAATGCCAGGAACATGTTTGGTCTCACTCCTCTTCATGTTGCTATATGGAGAAATCATATACCTATTGTGAAAAGGCTACTCGCAGCTGGTGCAGACCCTAATGCCAGG GATGGAGAATCGGGATGGACTAGCCTTCACAGAGCTCTGCATTTTGGTCATCTCGCGGTGGCAAGTATTCTAATTCAGTCTGGTGCTTCTACCACCGTGGAAGATTCTAAATACCGAACTCCTGTTGATCTACTCTCAGGGCCTGTCTCGCAAGCTTTGGGGAATGGAGATAATTCAG TGGCAACGGAAGTTTTCAGCTGGGGAAGTGGGGTGAACTATCAACTTGGAACTGGCAATGCTCACATTCAGAAGCTACCATGTAAAGTTGATGCCCTTCATGGTTCATTTATCAAAATGATTTCTGCTGCAAAGTTCCATAGCGTAGCTGTCACTGGTAAAGGAGAAGTCTACACTTGGGGATTTGGAAGGGGTGGCCGCCTTGGGCACCCTGACTTCGATATTCACAG CGGTCAAGCTGCTGTTATTACTCCCCGACCGGTGACTTCTGGTTTAGGGGCTCGAAAGGTTAAGGCAATTGCAGCAGCTAAACATCACACTATTGTTGCAACGGAGGGTGGGGAAGTTTTCACTTGGGGTTCCAATAGGG AGGGTCAACTAGGCTACACGTCTGTGGATACCCAACCCACACCTCGAAGGGTGAGTTCGCTGAGGTCAAAAATAGTAGCTGTTGCTGCAGCAAACAAACACACTGCTGTTGTGTCCGATTCTGGTGAGGTTTTCACATGGGGATGCAATAAAGAGGGTCAGCTTGGTTATGGTACATCTAATTCTGCTTCAAATTACACTCCAAGGCTGATTGAGTACTTGAAAGGCAAGGTTTTCGTTGGAGTTGCTGCTGCAAAATATCACACAATTGTCTTGGGAGCAGATGGAGAG GTATTCACATGGGGTCATCGACTTGTTACTCCAAGACGTGTTGTCATTGCtagaaatatcaaaaaaataggGAACACTCAGTTAAAGTTTCATCGTAAGAAACGGCTTCATGTGATTTCTATAGCTGCTGGAATGGTACATAGCTTGGCTCTGACCGATGATGGGGCTTTGTTTTACTGGGTGTCATCAGATCCTGACCTTCGATGCCGACAG CTATATTCGCTATGTGGAAGCGCGATAGTAAGCGTTTCTTCTGGGAAGCACTGGACTGCTGCAGTTACAGCAACAGGCAGCGTTTATATGTGGGAtgggaagaaaggaaaggatGAGCCACCAATTGCAGCTCGCTTACATGGCTTCAAGAGGGCTACTTGGGTTGCAGTTGGAGAAACACATCTTTTGATTATTGGTTCTCTCTACCATCCCGTCTATCCTCCTAGTGTCGTGCATAGTCCTCAGAAGCTCAACGAAAAAGTTACGTGCGAATTGGATGAATTAGAGGAAGATTTTATGTTTAACGACGTGGATTCCGATAGAATACTATCTACTGTGCAAAAGGATGATGTTAGGTGCGGGTCCATCCCGACCTTAAAAAGCCTGTGTGAGAAAGTAGCAGCAGATTTTTTAGTGGAGCCACGAAATGCTATGCAGCTTCTTGAAATTGCAGATTCACTGGGAGCAGAAGATTTAAGGAAGCACTGTGAG GATATTGCTCTTCGCAATCTCGATTATATCCTAACAGTTTCAGGTCACGCCATTGCCGGCGCTTCAGTGGATGTGTTAGCCCATCTTGAGAAATTGCTGGATTCACGGTCATCGGAACCCTGGAGTTACCGCCGGCTCCCAACCCCAACTGCTACTTTTCCGGTCATTATTAACAGCGAGGGAGAGGATAGTGAAAGTGAACTTCAGACTCGTGACAACCATACGAAAAAACTAACtttgaaaaaagagaggaaccACAGGTTGGATTGCTTTCTACAACCCCAAGACAACGATGTGAACAAACAAGTGCGTGCTCTGATGAAAAAGTTGCAGCAGATTGAGATGCTTGAAGAGAAGAAGTCTAAGGGGCATACTCTTGACGACCAGCAACTTGCAAAGCTCAATACAAAGTCGGCTTTGGAGAGTTCACTTGTTGAGCTTGGTGTTCCCACTGAGGCAATTCAGGAGAAAGTATCTTCTTCAGTACTTTTGGATGGAAAAGGGAGTAGAAAGTTTGAGGCATCCAAAAAACAGAGGAGAAAGAGCAAACAGAAGGGAGCACAAGTCGAAGCAGAATCTGTTAGTTCTGGTGTGGATCTAGAACGGAATCGCTTGAAGGACTTCTTAGATGTGCAAATGTCCCAAGTCGAGGATAAG GATGAAGAGGCAGAGGTTAAAGGAATGGTTGCCGACCAAGTTTCCAAAGAGTCTTCCTTTTGCATTAAAAAAGGGGTTGAAGACACTCCAAAGAATAGGAGTTCATTACCGAAAGAAtccaagaagaagaacaagaaaggTGGGCTTTCTATGTTCCTGAGTGGGGCTCTAGACGACATTCCCAATAAAGATTAtgctccaccaccatcaccagtGCCTAAAAGCGAGGGCCCTGCTTGGGGTGGCGCTAAAATTGCCAAAGGATCCACCTCTCTCCGTGAGATCCAAGATGAGCAGAACAAAACCAAGGAGATTCGACCCACTAAGAGCAAAGGCCAGGTGGAAGATGTTTCCGATCGTAAAAGTGTTGGGAAAATTCACTTGAGTTCATTTTTGCCTTCCAATCCAATTCCCGTCGTCTCGGCTCATACGTCACAGGTGTCGGATGGAGATAGAAGCACCCCTCCTTGGGCTGCTTCGGGGACCCCACCTCTTGTTTCTCGGCCATCTCTCAGGGACATCCAAATGCAACAG CATGGAAAACAACTTCAGAGCCTCTCCAGTAGTCCCAAAGCAAGAACAACTGGATTCTCCATCACTACTGGTCAGGGCTCACCTTCGGATTCTGCTAGTTTGAACCGCTGGTTTAAACCGGAGGTTGATACACCCTCTTCAATCCGTTCGATTCAGATTGAGGAAAGGGCTATGAAGGATCTTAAGCGCTTTTACAGCAGCGTTAAGATTGTGAAAAACCAGTCCTAA